A single genomic interval of Dromiciops gliroides isolate mDroGli1 chromosome 1, mDroGli1.pri, whole genome shotgun sequence harbors:
- the DNAJB8 gene encoding dnaJ homolog subfamily B member 8 yields the protein MVNYYEVLGVQSSASQEDIKKAYRKLALRWHPDKNPDNKEEAEKKFKQVSEAYEVLSDSKKRSVYDRSGSDGWRAGGGGAGATYNSPFSSGYTFRNPEDIFKEFFGGMDPFSFDFWDNPFSSDRDRESGRGRGLRGAFSAGFGEFPAFMEAFSSFDSLGHGGRATFSSTSFGGSGSGSSGYKSVMSSTEVINGRKITTKRIVENGQERVEVEEDGQLKSVTINGKEQLKRVDNK from the coding sequence ATGGTAAACTACTATGAGGTGCTCGGCGTGCAGTCGAGCGCCTCTCAGGAGGACATAAAGAAAGCCTATCGTAAGCTCGCCCTGCGCTGGCACCCCGACAAGAACCCGGACAATAAGGAGGAGGCGGAGAAGAAGTTCaagcaggtgtctgaggcctaTGAGGTTCTCTCCGACTCCAAGAAGCGGTCAGTATATGACCGGTCCGGCTCGGATGGCTGGCGGGCCGGAGGCGGCGGGGCCGGAGCCACCTACAATAGCCCCTTCAGCTCCGGCTACACCTTCCGCAATCCCGAAGACATCTTTAAGGAGTTTTTTGGTGGTATGGACCCATTCTCTTTTGACTTCTGGGACAACCCTTTCAGCAGTGACCGGGATCGGGAGAGCGGCAGAGGCCGGGGTCTGCGGGGAGCCTTTTCCGCAGGCTTCGGGGAATTCCCCGCCTTCATGGAGGCCTTCTCCTCCTTTGACTCCCTAGGCCACGGAGGAAGGGCCACCTTTTCCTCCACGTCCTTTGGGGGCTCAGGGTCAGGGAGCTCTGGCTACAAGTCGGTGATGTCATCTACGGAGGTGATCAATGGGCGGAAGATCACCACCAAGCGGATTGTGGAGAATGGGCAGGAGCGAGTGGAGGTGGAAGAGGACGGGCAACTGAAGTCAGTGACCATCAATGGGAAGGAACAGCTCAAACGGGTGGACAACAAGTGA